One window of Cucurbita pepo subsp. pepo cultivar mu-cu-16 chromosome LG19, ASM280686v2, whole genome shotgun sequence genomic DNA carries:
- the LOC111780927 gene encoding probable serine/threonine-protein kinase At1g54610, with translation MGCVQSRSFEYSPNSGVRKFNPERTYVAGGNRRNTVDTSRSGKVARSSAVVNDGGVRKVVYLETKKEKIGDVGNVSKRTSVSENVGGEELVDGWPKWLVENVPTEALAGLVPKGADSYDKLAKVGGGTYSNVYKARDRDTGKIVALKKVRFDTSDSDSIKFMAREIMALQKLDHPNVIKLEGIVTSRMPYSLYLVFDFMMSDLTGIISRVSRKLSEAQVKAYMQQLLSGLQHCHERGVLHRDIKPSNLLIDKSGMLKIADFGLANFFIPKRRRPFTNRVVTLWYRAPELLLGSTDYGVGIDLWSAGCLLAEMFLGKPILPGRTEVEQLHKIWKLCGSPPKDYWDKMKLPASFCPPQNYQPGFPEAFSGFSTPSFRLITTLLSLDPARRGTASSALQSEFFSSYPPACELSDLPVIFHKEDEPAKTRSRKKQRSSRKMRLSHSQTHLGSQQVANATKARDSESLKEESSTQPSTYGRGTGSSSSSVSSSIKSFKHVKNMQMSLSPILQSHGKRSPRTEGHPNAIKNIKNPNLLQASTLLQASITDIINPKEGSALTYYQRSISTLDLRSLYLDKQSMHHQTGRE, from the exons ATGGGGTGCGTTCAGTCAAGATCCTTTGAGTACTCGCCAAATAGTGGCGTTCGGAAGTTCAATCCGGAACGCACTTACGTCGCCGGAGGAAATCGGAGGAATACCGTCGATACGAGTCGGTCCGGAAAGGTTGCGAGAAGCTCGGCTGTTGTGAATGATGGTGGAGTTAGGAAAGTCGTTTATCTCGAAacgaagaaggagaagatcgGTGATGTTGGGAATGTTTCGAAGAGGACCAGTGTATCTGAAAATGTTGGAGGAGAAGAGCTTGTGGATGGTTGGCCGAAGTGGCTTGTTGAAAATGTACCTACAGAAGCTTTGGCTGGTTTGGTACCGAAGGGTGCCGATTCATATGATAAATTGGCTAAG GTAGGTGGAGGGACATACAGCAATGTGTATAAAGCTCGAGACAGGGACACTGGAAAGATTGTTGCCTTGAAAAAAGTTCGATTCGATACGTCGGATTCTGATAGTATCAAATTTATGGCAAGAGAAATCATGGCGTTGCAGAAGCTGGACCATCCCAATGTCATCAAGCTTGAAGGGATAGTCACATCAAGAATGCCTTACAGCCTCTATCTAGTATTTGATTTTATGATGTCTGACTTGACTGGAATAATCTCTCGTGTCAGTAGGAAGCTCAGCGAAGCTCAG GTCAAGGCCTATATGCAGCAACTACTATCTGGTCTTCAGCATTGCCATGAAAGGGGAGTTCTACACCGAGATATCAAGCCTTCCAACTTGTTGATTGATAAAAGTGGGATGCTAAAAATTGCAGATTTTGGGCTAGCCAATTTTTTCATTCCGAAAAGAAGACGTCCTTTCACAAACCGAGTTGTTACTCTCTGGTATAGAGCTCCTGAGTTGCTGTTAGGCTCTACAGATTATGGAGTTGGTATTGATCTGTGGAGTGCAGGTTGCCTTCTAGCTGAGATGTTTCTTGGAAAGCCAATTTTGCCAGGGAGAACAGAG GTTGAACAACTTCATAAAATCTGGAAGCTTTGTGGTTCACCCCCCAAGGATTATTGGGACAAAATGAAGCTACCTGCAAGCTTCTGTCCACCACAAAATTATCAACCTGGTTTCCCAGAGGCTTTTTCAGGTTTTTCTACACCTTCCTTTCGTCTCATAACTACACTTCTCTCATTAGACCCAGCACGTCGTGGCACTGCTTCGTCTGCTCTTCAAAGCGAG TTCTTTAGCTCATATCCACCGGCATGTGAACTCTCAGATCTACCTGTGATTTTCCACAAGGAGGATGAGCCAGCTAAAACCAGAAGTAGGAAGAA GCAAAGGAGCTCAAGAAAGATGCGCTTATCTCATTCTCAAACACATCTTGGATCTCAGCAAGTAGCTAATGCAACAAAAGCTAGGGATTCCGAATCTTTGAAGGAG GAGAGTAGTACACAGCCGAGCACTTATGGCCGAGGAACGGGGAGCAGCTCAAGCAGTGTTTCTTCAAGTATTAAATCATTTAAGCATGTAAAGAACATGCAGATGTCCCTTTCTCCAATTCTTCAATCACATGGGAAAAGATCCCCCAGAACCGAAGGTCATCCTAATGCTATTAAGAACATAAAAAACCCGAACCTCTTGCAGGCTTCTACCCTCTTGCAGGCCTCCATCACAGACATCATCAACCCCAAAGAGGGTAGTGCACTGACTTACTATCAAAGGTCTATTTCTACACTGGACCTTCGCAGCCTTTATCTTGATAAGCAATCAATGCACCATCAAACAGGTAGAGAATAG
- the LOC111780961 gene encoding TSL-kinase interacting protein 1, with protein MKAARQPGRRAKKLEKRRGGSVDTTEVQKSRKITSQEKKALDTAHIEDDLKNIQSLVDRTNATEMTKSSALLDLYPAQKPHPRTKIKLQLFPINVKTRMALEKDRYHPYLELTLRARKKISSVLKHLISKWGCSNVARGELTLFPYGKSSSLPSGLKWTLKDCDITAGDVYAAVGGSSIFRLRYGWVCTSIPFKLHSSSNGLEKGCRKTVQIMHGKGNQSEELMDGIKSSNVNDANNTAAPERIVDCPTNPMDNGPPLDSGYQLSAKCGILQFDSISNISMGGLLSEASLLGKCSFWDSKITGGNTGVQPAEVITDSLDACIAAAQMRFSEVSKQPRSDQHSSILDAEQTCDAFAMKRLSSSSKATLSMDSNAGGTFRDADSKLFKFPKTPQAYSRSEYSQDPAGKESKTDMMSCSRIYHDESSLGLSGINWSNSLGPFDLGLPVSRKASSSGDGLSMSGFVR; from the exons atgaaagCGGCCAGACAGCCAGGTAGAAGGGCAAAAAAGTTGGAGAAAAGGCGTGGGGGTTCTGTTGACACCACTGAAGTTCAGAAGTCTAGAAAGATAACTTCTCAGGAGAAAAAAGCTCTCGACACTGCGCACATTGAAG ATGACTTGAAGAATATACAGAGTTTGGTTGATCGAACCAATGCAACAGAAATGACAAAGAGTTCAGCTCTTCTTGATCTTTATCCCGCACAGAAGCCCCATCCTCGCACAAAGATCAAGCTTCAACTTTTTCCAATAAATGTAAAGACCCGCATGGCATTGGAAAAG GATAGATATCATCCATATTTGGAACTGACTTTAAGGGCACGAAAGAAAATTTCTTCGGTATTAAAACATCTTATTAGCAAGTGGGGATGTTCTAATGTAGCACGAGGGGAGCTCACACTTTTTCCATACGGCAAGTCATCTAGTCTTCCCAGTGGTCTAAAATGGACTCTGAAAGACTGTGATATAACTGCTGGAGATGTCTATGCTGCTGTGGGAGGTTCCTCAATTTTTCGCTTAAG gTATGGGTGGGTCTGCACATCCAttcctttcaaacttcatTCATCCTCGAATGGCTTGGAGAAAGGTTGCAGGAAAACCGTGCAAATCATGCATGGGAAAGGCAACCAATCTGAGGAATTGATGGACGGGATCAAATCAAGTAATGTGAATGATGCGAATAACACTGCTGCACCGGAGAGGATTGTGGATTGTCCAACTAATCCAATg GATAATGGGCCACCGTTAGACTCTGGTTATCAGCTGTCAGCAAAATGTGGAATATTGCAGTTTGATAGTATCTCAAACATAAGCATGGGAGGCCTCCTTTCTGAAGCTTCCTTATTGGGAAAATGCAGTTTCTGGGATTCAAAGATAACAGGGGGCAATACGGGCGTACAGCCAGCTGAAGTAATAACTGATTCCCTTGATGCATGCATTGCTGCGGCGCAGATGAGATTTTCTGAAGTTTCAAAGCAGCCCCGTAGTGATCAACATTCGTCTATTTTGGATGCTGAGCAGACTTGTGATGCTTTTGCTATGAAAAGGCTCTCTTCGTCGAGCAAAGCTACTCTCTCTATGGATTCTAATGCTGGGGGCACCTTCCGAGATGCCGATTCCAAGTTATTCAAATTTCCCAAAACACCTCAg GCCTATAGTCGATCTGAGTATTCACAAGATCCTGCTGGTAAAGAATCCAAGACTGATATGATGTCCTGCTCGCGGATTTATCATGATGAAAGCAGCCTTGGGCTGTCAGGAATCAATTGG AGCAATTCACTAGGACCGTTTGATCTTGGCTTGCCTGTTTCCCGGAAGGCCTCCTCCAGCGGTGATGGTCTTAGCATGAGTGGCTTTGTGAGATAG
- the LOC111782091 gene encoding UDP-rhamnose/UDP-galactose transporter 4 encodes MSSPGKIHHKATLDVASWMFNVVTSVGIIIINKALMATYGFSFATTLTGLHFATTSLLTFILKQLGYIQDSHLPFLDILKFVIFANFSIVGMNVSLMWNSVGFYQIAKLSMIPVSCFLEVVLDKVQYSRDTKLSILLVLLGVGVCTVTDVSVNMKGFVAAVVAVWSTALQQYYVHHLQRKYSLGSFNLLGHTAPVQAASLLLVGPFSDYWLTGKRVDAYGYTFMSLTFLILSCTIAVGTNLSQFICIGRFTAVTFQVLGHMKTILVLTLGFIFFGKEGLNLQVIIGMAIAILGMIWYGNASSKPGGKERRSFSSTSSKALKHTGSESSDLDEKI; translated from the exons ATGTCTTCCCCGGGCAAGATTCATCACAAGGCCACTCTTGATGTTGCCTCATGGATGTTTAACGTCGTCACGTCCGTAGGGATAATTATCATCAATAAAGCATTGATGGCCACATATGGATTCAGCTTTG CTACAACTTTAACTGGCCTACATTTCGCCacaacgtccttgctgactTTTATTCTTAAGCAACTTGGTTATATTCAAGATTCTCACTTACCATTCCTTGACATTcttaaatttgttatatttGCAAACTTCTCCATCGTGGGAATGAATGTGAGCTTAATGTGGAATTCTGTTGGGTTCTATCag ATTGCAAAGCTGAGTATGATCCCCGTATCTTGTTTTCTAGAAGTTGTTTTGGATAAGGTGCAATACTCAAGGGACACAAAGCTTAGCATACTGTTAGTTCTACTTGGTGTTGGAGTTTGTACTGTCACTGATGTTAGTGTCAACATGAAAGGTTTTGTGGCTGCCGTAGTGGCGGTATGGAGCACTGCCTTGCAGCAGTAT TATGTACATCACCTCCAACGAAAATATTcacttggatcattcaacttaTTGGGTCATACCGCTCCAGTGCAGGCTGCGTCTTTGCTGTTAGTCGGGCCCTTTTCAGACTATTGGTTGACTGGAAAGAGAGTTGATGCCTACGGTTACACTTTTATGTCCTTG ACGTTCTTAATCCTTTCATGTACCATTGCGGTAGGGACAAATCTCAGCCAGTTCATATGCATTGGTAGGTTCACTGCTGTGACATTCCAAGTGCTCGGCCATATGAAGACTATATTAGTCTTGACGTTAggattcattttctttgggAAAGAGGGCCTCAACTTACAAGTAATTATAGGTATGGCCATCGCAATTCTTGGAATGATCTGGTATGGAAATGCCTCATCTAAGCCAGGAGGGAAGGAGCGTCGTAGTTTTTCCTCAACAAGTAGCAAAGCATTAAAGCACACTGGATCAGAATCTTCCGACCTTGATGAAAAGATCTAG